Sequence from the Acipenser ruthenus chromosome 52, fAciRut3.2 maternal haplotype, whole genome shotgun sequence genome:
TGCTCCAGCAGCTTGTGACACTGTCAATAATCTGATCTGAACtgtgttaataaataacacatttaccatgGAAAACAAGAGACTCAAAACATGCCGTCTCTATCACAATCCTGCTCCAGCAGCTTGTGACACTGTCAATAATCTGATCTGAACtgtgttaataaataacacatttaccatgGAAAACAAGAGACTCAAAACAAGCCTTTTTTTTTCGCCAGTTTGTTTTGCTGGTGGGAGAATCAGGGAGCGTGAACCAGAGAGACAGGAATGAAACAGGAAGCCCAGAAAGACGGACTCTGTAAGCAGTGTTACAGTGGAGGGAATCAATGTGAGACGCGCTTCATTCTTCCCAGTCTGTATCAAACACAGAGCAGTAACCCTGACACAAACACTCTCAGGGAGCTGGCAGTAAAAAGAAAGAGGTTTCTGGATGAAAGGGGGAGAGATACGCAGCAGAAATAGCTGCAGTGTCTGTAGCCTGCTACctatcgggcagcagtgtggagtagtggttagggctttggactcttgaccggagggtcgtgggttcaatccccagtgggagacactgctgttatacccttgagcaaagtactttacctagattgctccagtaaaaacccaactgtataaatgggtaagggcgtctgctaagaaataaataataataataataataataataataataataataataataataattagaaggaCAGATAAGATCCCTTGTGAGCAAGAGAGagccttataaaagtgtcccacagtacaagcacagcaaatgtaatacagcacagtgaaacctaaaacatagggaagcattgtaaagcacagagaggtctgtaaagcatagggaagcattgtaaagcacagagaggtctggtaaagcatagggaagcatggtaaagcacagagaggtctgtaaagcatagggaagcattgtaaaacaaagagaggtctggtaaagcatagggaagcattgtaaagcacagagaggtatggtaaagcatagggaagcattgtaaagcacagagaggtatggtaaagcatagggaagcattgtaaagcacagataggtatggtaaagcatattaaagaacaaaccatggtaaactaacccttatagaagctccctgtagtaaaagcacaggAAATTGTAATACAGAAGTCTACAAATCCTGAGTATCCAAGAGCTGAGTGTGACGCTTTGATAGACGTCTGTGAAGCGAGATGATCCCGCAGCGGCCCAATAGCTTAAGGGAATGACGCGTTTGTTTTATAAAGACATCGCCCGCTCACCCTTCTGGAGCATAGATACTCCCAGCGGCTCTAGAGCAAAgatcgcattttttttttttttttttggttataaatCGAAACACACAATGCcatgtcattttctttctttttttcctatgGTGTGGGTGCACCGCTACGTCATCTCAGGGTCTCCACAAGATTCACTCCCGGTGCAGCAGTTATTAGTTTATAATTAGTTTTATTCACAGTTTCTAGACAAATATTCATACATAATAACATAGCAGATTATAATTACATACATTCGATTACTAATACATTCATTCAAATTATTCAAAGTTAACTTAAgatacatattataaataaaagcgTTCGTTTAAATATACGGCTATTTCATTCCCCTGATTAATATTCAGCAGGGGCTTACGTAATATTCATGAGAAAGGAGGCCAGTCGTGGTCTATGTGACGTAATTTTGGCGCTTCCGAAGAGAAGCACATTTTGAATTCAGCATCAACACAGTAAAGCCCGGTTTTTATTTtcagccactagatggcagtataacgcCATTGTTTTGGTCAGAACAGCCATTACAATACTTGGTAAACGCGGAAGCAAACTTGACAACTCTGTGCGGTGCCGTGCATTGAACTGTAATAAAACCAAGGTAAGGGCTAGGTGCTGTACTGCAGTTAATGAACTCTAAACTTCAGTGTTGTCTGTTGCTGGTTTGAGCAACACGTCGGTTTGGTGATTTGCATTTTGATCTTTAACAGCTTGGATTCAATTTGCAAATACGGTCCTTCAGTTCGACTGGTAAATTAATAAGATCGTGGACAGCGTGTAATGTACCTGCGTGCAATGTCTAGCAGACAGCTCATTGTGCAATGCTGTCCCGCGTTTTACTGTGTACATGTTAATCGTAGTGTTTACACTTGCATTGGTGATCCGTGCCGCTGTTATACATTCTTATAGCATGGCTGGTATATTTACATGCCTGATTTTTACACTGTAATGATGTTTTGGACATATTTTCCTTTGTGCATTATCGTCCGTAGTAACGATGGGATTTTATGCGTCTGAAACGATGTTATACCGTGAAGACTGCGAACCAAAACGTTTACTTACACCTGGACGACTTGCacttacactacactacactacagtacactacactgcactacactacactgcactacactacactgcactacactacagtacagtacactacactacactacagtacagtacactacactgcactacactacagtacagtacactacactacactgcactgcactacagtacactacagtacagtacagtacactacactacactacactacagtacactacactacagtacactgcactacagtacactacactacagtacactgcactacagtacactacactacactacactgcactacagtacactacactacactacactgcactacactacagtacagtacactacactacactacactgcactacactacagtacagtacactacactgcactgcactacagtacactacagtacagtacactacactgcactacactacagtacagtacactacacttacactacagtacagtacactacactgcactacactacactacactgcactacagtacagtacactacactgcactacactacactacactgcactacagtacagtacactacactgcactacactacactacactgcactacagtacagtacactacactacactgcactacactacagtacagtacactacacttacactacactacacttacactgcactacactacactgcactacactacactgcactacactacagtacagtacactacactgcactacactacacttacactacactacacttacactacactacagtacactacactacactacactgcactacactacagtacactacactacagtacactacacgtttatttctatatttttatatatcgCCCTCCCTTCATGCCATGGCACCCCAGAGctctgtacaaagttaaaaacaaagccACAGAGCTCGTGTGTACAACACACTCTCAGCTACAACCAGTGATATAAAAGCGCGTTTAAAAAGGATGTTTTCAGTTTAGACTTCAAAGCATCCCGTGTTTCAAGCTGCCTAAATCAACCTGGTTCCTCAAGCGAGGAGCACAACAGTGGAAAAGCACTGGGCTGGTGTAGCCAGCTCCGCAATACATCTGCGAAAgactttattttttctgttttgcaatTTACTCATCGCTGactactcattattattattattattattattattattattattattattattattattatttatttggtagacgcctttatcccaggTGACTTAcccaggtgttacagggcagtacagacCGGGTTACAATGccagattcatatttaaatacagtgtaatcaGAGGTGAAAGCaacctttaatttcttaccggtaCTGTACCGGTACGTTTTTGTAAGCTGCAAGGCACTGCTAATTTATGGGGACCAAAGCTAAAAGGAGAGAGAAgggcattttatttaataatggtttcgaaatatataaataataaaatatataaataataataataaaaactaaggTTGTGTTTCATTTGGAATTATTACATTTGAACCTTAAATATACAATTACAACaacacttaattaaaaaaacaaacaaacaaactatttgatttatatttgaGTATTGTTGTGAGTTTTTGTCCAGTTGCTCTGTTTGGATTTTGGTGTCTCACCTAATTTCTTCCAGAGCTtgagtttctcgcactgttcatgtcgttagggttacccgatttgcagagtgaaaaactgggatcTTCTTTTTCTTCAAGTCACTGATGCCGTACCAACTCTGAAGGCGTTGAAATGATGAATGAATGAGTtaatccaaagcgacttccagagaccaggggggtgaactctgcatcatcaacaactgctgctgctgctgctacagagtcacttccaataggagctcgtttgttttacatctcatcccaAGGACTAaataacagtactgtatataataacacaatgatagtttataaattaaacatcaggtgtatttattgcagatgataacagctccttattttctttatatatcttGTCATctcaaacatgttaaatgtacaaaaagccagattttaaAAGTCGATCAGCTGTTAGTATCACCATTTAAACATGATCAACACAGAATCAGAatgtttaaacaaataatccacaagattgtttattttatttttgaatggcgctgaCACACAGCCTAATAAATCACACTGCTGTTATCTTGCTGAGCACACGATGCAGTTCTGTACTTCGAAAATGTTGTACTTcctgtttctgaccgggacaaaaaacGAAGGCTGTTTTTGCTCTGCTTGTTTCTTCAGAGTATGAACTAAACTACAAGTGAACTGTTTACTTGCGAGTGCAGTTCCCTTGTATTGATTGTGAAGCAcctcatggttgtttttctgtttgatatttttcctttttaaagagCAGCGTATCCCCGTCTATCATTCTACTAAATAccagtggaatagttgtatgatTTTGTCTTGGAAGATATTCACTTCAGTTCAGGCCACTCAGGTTTCATTTTGTaaactcagtgttgacaggtCTGCTGAGCCCCCTTTGCAGTCAGCGTTGCTCGCTGTAAGAGTGACGGTTACTATGGCGATCACCCCTCTGTCATCCTAAGTCACATGACTGGAACCTGAGTGACTTTGAGTTcttttgcttaaacatcaataGTAACCGGACAACCATGAAGAAGCCGGGAGGTGGGAAAGGACTTCACATACAAAGAGCAAACGATGTAGCCTGAAAATACAATGACCGGTACAGAGTCCCGGTCAGTACCAGCTTACTGTCACCTCTGAGTgtcgtttacagtaagtgcaatagcGCTACTAAAATACAATTACCCAACTCTCTAATAAGCATGTCTTGCCCATTTTGCACTCACTAACTAACAGCTAACTGTTCCAGGAATTATAGCTTCCAGAGACAAGGATTCCTAATAAAGTGTCACTTAagctttctctgtgtgtgtgtgtgtgtgtgtgtgtgtttcacaggctGTTTTTTGGGATGTCTGGCAAGGACAGGGTTAAGTCCGAGCGCAGGGGGAGTGGCCCCTTCTCCAGGACACGCAGTTCACTGCGCAACTCGGAGAGTGCGGAGCGAGGGAAGGGGGGAGAGAAGAGACGGAGGAGTGGAGTTAGGGGCCGCAAGCGCTCTACTGTAGGTGAGTTGTAAGTCTTTCtgagtgtcttcagtgtaaattcaatggcaaacatttccactagaagtctttctgagtgtcttcagtgtaaattcaatggcaaacgtttccactagaagtctttctcagcgccttcagtgtaaattcaatggcaaacgtttccactagaagtctttctgagtgtcttcagtgtaaattcaatggcaaacgtttccactagaagtctttctcagcgtcttcagtgtaaattcaatggcaaacgtttccactagaagtctttctcagcgtcttcagtgtcaattcaatggcaaacgtttccactagaagtctttcttggtcttcagtgtaaatttaaCTCAAGTCACTTTTTCATCTTCAATACAGGGGAGCTCGAGGGCTCGGCTCATTCGGTCAGACCTGTCCTCACTCCCAAACGAAAGAAGGGACAAGTGACGGTGaagaaggagggagaggggaatAGAGAGAAGGTGAAGCCAAGCAGACAGAGGAGGAAATCAGTGAAACGTGGAGTGAAACGGGAGAGCGTGGATGAACCGGGTACGAGAATATGAAAACGGCTTTCAGTTCCATTGAATTAGCAGGAGATGACCTCATAATGCTGAAAGAGATTGTAACTAATTAATCTGAGGCTCTCTGGTCCAGTGGTTCGAGAAAatggtcttgataccaggaggttcaaatcccggctcagctactgactcactgtgtgtgtgtgtgtgaccctgaacaagtcactaaatctccttgtgctctgtccttcgtaTGAggcgtaaaacaaacaaggtcctattggaagtgactctgcagcagcaacagcagttgttgatgatgcatagttcaccccctagtctctggaagttgcTTTCGATAAAtgggtctgctaaataataatattaatattaataaaacaattcctTTAATCTCGCCTGTCCTGCTCTTCTATTGACTAGTCAGTCTCAGaggtgcagttctgaaagaaacacatgttatagtccCATTTTCATTTGAATTCACATCTGGTTCTACACTGGggttaaaggaagttctcagCTTGCTTGActtgtcttccaggaagtctgtcacTGCTTTACTTCCTGGTCACCcaacagcagtgtcttctgggtgcaaagcatgtcagtcaataggggaagcagcagctgattggtgattggttattgacagacaAGAAGCCAGAGAAGTGGGGCGATTTTACCCAGCAGGCGACCTAGGAAGTGACACTATTCGAAAGCATGACTTGTGCAaactgagatttctttaaccagatATCAtgggtttaaataaaaatgacatattaaaatatgtgttcatttcaaaactgcacattaagACCTCTATAATGAAGGGCTGTCAATGGGGGGAAatgaatggaattattttgtcggCTACAATTTGAGGTGACgatgagttcagaagctgctcttcagctctAATTACCAGCCATAGATGTGAGTAACACAGGCTGGATCAGccacagtgtctttatagaagagccagcgccCTCTAGTGGTCTGCCACCTTGGATCAAGTTTGTTTTGCTAACTGCGACAGGGAGGAAGTGACATCataagacaaaacaaaaataattgtctTGACGTCTGACTGCTTTGGTTACCAGACAGCGGGACCAGGCCTGTGAAGAAGGGAATGAAAAAACTAAAGAGCGAGGGAATAAAAAAGGAGGAAGAAGAGCCATTGCCTGTACAACCCGGCTCATCAGcggagagagagacggagaaagGGAGTGTGAAAATGGAGGGAATAAGGAGGAAGCTCATAGGAGCCCACATGTCCATAGCAGGTAGGagagaatgtattttaaagatggtcagcgctcctttaaagggagggaccagcgatactgttaataaagctaataagaggtgagagaatgtattttaaagatggtcagcgctcctttaaagggagggaccagcgatactgttaataaagctaataagaggtgagagaatggattttaaagatggtcagtgctccttttAAAGGGaaggaccagcgatactgttaataaagctaataggtgagagaatggattttaaagatggtcagcactcctttaaagggaaggaccagcgatactgttaataaagctaataagaggtgagagaatggattttaaagatggtcagcactcacAGGTCTGGCTGTGTCTCTGCAGGTGGGCTCTGGAACGCTGTGCAGGGCTCCGTTACGATCGGGGGCTGTGTGTTCGGCATGTTCCTAGGCTCCCAGCGCTCATGGAAGAGCCAGCCCCTGGATGAGAAGGCAGTGGCCCGGTTCCGCCAGGCCTGCTCCCAACACGGCTTCACCCCCGACCGCATACTGCCGCACGGGTCATACCTGCTCAACTGTGGGTCTCCCAAACCTGGTGAGTACCAGCCGTCTCCACCAGGGGGAGACAGGCAGGAAATTGCAGAGCAGTACCACCTGACTCCACCAGGTGGAGATAGATACAGAAAAGGTCTGTTAGTTCATATCTAGACCACCTTGCAGTAACAACTCTCTCCCTTAGAGGGAGTTTTCCACCAGGGGGGAGCAAAGATACATGAAATTACCAGAGCAGTACTGCCTTTCTCCACCAGGGGAGACAAAGATACATTAAGTTATCTGGACTGTATTGCAGTTAATGGATCTCAGataccagtacagtacagttacaGATCTGGACTTTCTTGCTGTACTGCCTGTATCCACTTGGGGGAGACAAAGATACAGGAAAGATCTTCTCCAGTAACGTTGTTTTTTATTCAGAATGcagtgaatttgctggctctcagaacCCTGGTACAGTGCAGTTAGTTCAGAACTGGACTATCCTGCAGTACTACCGGTATCCACTGGAGGGAGGCAAAGATACAGGAAAGGTCTTGAGATCACAGCCttatcactagatggcgctggctattttttaacccttttgcggtcctatgtcggacctggtccgacattgcaattattcctatccggtccattgtcagaccctgtccaacatcatcaaaaaaacgcaaaaaactggtttctagtctttttttctccggaaaaagcagagaaaaccattcaatggccgagtgggagcgacaggagccgagacaagccgataaaccaaaaaaaaaaaggcgtatctcatgaatagtcatacatgcccctggcatcacataggggcggtcataaggaaacaagctgcctgttactgaatcagcacacagagactatcacggacatttgcagagcttttttgagatgttatagtaataaaataatgacttggatcgcattattgaggagtctggTGATACAACGAGTGATCAGgcgatgattgatcggtatgtacgactattattattattattattatttatttattagcatatgtgaaagtgaTAGCGaacaaagggtggggcggggctagagatgcctagtgagtgctttgttgatatgcagggccctttaaacccgtttgactgtgacctgacgcgcacttaataaatggactgcaaagggttaaagacactttggcttatATAgaatacatacagacgtgctcaaatttgttggtacccctccacaaaaaacgaagaatgcccaattttctctgaaataacttgaaactgacaaaagtaattggcatccaccattgtttattccatatttaatagaaatcagactttgcttttgattttttattcaacataatattgtaaataataaaacaaatgaaaatggcatggacaaaaatgatgggatcgctaacctaatattttgttgcacaacctttagaggcagtcacagcaatcaaacgttttctgtagctctcaatgagacttctgcacctgttaacaggtagtttggccatctcttcctgagcaaactactccagctgcctcaggtttgatgggtgccttctccagactgcaagtttcagctctatCCATAGATGTTTgacaggattcagatcaggactcatagaaggctacttcagaatagtccaatgttttgttcttatccattcttgggtgcttttagctgtgtgttttgggtcattatcctgttggaggacccatgacctgcgactgagagcGCTTTCTGatactgggcagtacgtttcgctccagaatgccttgatagtcttgagatttcattgtgccctgcacagattcaaagcaccctgtgccaggcgcagcaaagcagccccaaaacataaccgagcctcctccatgtttcactgtaggtatggtgttcttttctttgaaagcttcattttttcgtctgtgaacatagagctgatgtgacttgccaaaaagctccagttttgactcatctgtccaaatgacattctcccagaaggattgtggcttgtcaatatgcattttagcaaattccagtctggcttttttatgtttttctgtcaaaagtggagtcctccttggtcttcttccatggagcccactttcgctcaaaaagcgacggatggtgcgatcagaaactgacgtaccttcaccttggagttcagcttgtatctctttggcagttatccttggttctttttctaccattcgcactatccttctgttcaatctggggtcgattttcctcttaccgccgcgcccagggaggttggctacagttccatggaccttaaacttcttaataatatttgcaactgttgtcacaggaacatcaagctgcttggagatggtcttgtagcctttacctttaccatgcttgtctattattttctttctgatctcctcagacaactctctcctttgctttctctggtccatgttcagtgtggtgcacacaatgataccaaacagcacagtgactacttttctccatttaaataggctgaatgactgattacaagattggagacatgtgtgatactaattaaagaaactaattagtttgaaatatcactataatccaattatttattatcttttctaaggggtaccaacaaatgtgtccaggccattttagaatatctttgtagaataagcaataattcatctcttttcacagcttctttgctttattctatggcataccaaaggcatgcaagtatacatgataaaatagcttttaatttcatcacttttcaggaggaatgaagcattatttcaatgagctgtaagggtaccaacaaatttgagcacgtctgtatatctctGGCATGCAACTAGAGCATAAAAGCAGATTAACAtagacttgtaaaaaaaaaacaactatttgtgtaattaaaaaataaataaataaataaataaaagaaccaCGAAATGACCAGTGCAGTCTCGCCTGTCTCCACTGGGGGGAGACAAAGatacatgagaaaaaaaaaaacaaaaaaaaaaacactgagtaTTTGCAGTAAGTCATTCAGCATGATTTCAAACACCATAAAAGATaagaacacacacatacaatataaGAAAATGTAATCTGATTATTTTCTCCTCAGATGTCTATGAGAAGAGCAGAGCCATGCTCATTGATGAACTGAAGAGGTGTGAGCAGCTGGGCCTGACCATGTTCAACTTCCACCCTGGCTCCACCCTCCATGACATAACAGTAGAGGAGTGTCTGGATAGGATAGCAGATTCCATAAACCACGCCCACCAGCACACCACTGGAGTCACGACAGGTACAATCAACAGCCTGCAGTTCCTCATGCTGCCAGAGTGGTGAGTGGGGGGCGCTGTTTCATTAGTTCTGCTGAGGGAGATGGTTATAtttaacat
This genomic interval carries:
- the LOC131696812 gene encoding probable endonuclease 4 isoform X2, which codes for MSGKDRVKSERRGSGPFSRTRSSLRNSESAERGKGGEKRRRSGVRGRKRSTVGELEGSAHSVRPVLTPKRKKGQVTVKKEGEGNREKVKPSRQRRKSVKRGVKRESVDEPDSGTRPVKKGMKKLKSEGIKKEEEEPLPVQPGSSAERETEKGSVKMEGIRRKLIGAHMSIAGGLWNAVQGSVTIGGCVFGMFLGSQRSWKSQPLDEKAVARFRQACSQHGFTPDRILPHGSYLLNCGSPKPDVYEKSRAMLIDELKRCEQLGLTMFNFHPGSTLHDITVEECLDRIADSINHAHQHTTGVTTVIENMSCQGNTVGGKFSELRGIIDRVKDKSRIGVCLDTCHAFAAGKLGCHLDRHENIGEGEIGLEGFRQIVNEPRLDNMPMILETPVRPDMDGSQEIQLLYSLCQ
- the LOC131696812 gene encoding probable endonuclease 4 isoform X1 — encoded protein: MSGKDRVKSERRGSGPFSRTRSSLRNSESAERGKGGEKRRRSGVRGRKRSTVGELEGSAHSVRPVLTPKRKKGQVTVKKEGEGNREKVKPSRQRRKSVKRGVKRESVDEPDSGTRPVKKGMKKLKSEGIKKEEEEPLPVQPGSSAERETEKGSVKMEGIRRKLIGAHMSIAGGLWNAVQGSVTIGGCVFGMFLGSQRSWKSQPLDEKAVARFRQACSQHGFTPDRILPHGSYLLNCGSPKPDVYEKSRAMLIDELKRCEQLGLTMFNFHPGSTLHDITVEECLDRIADSINHAHQHTTGVTTVIENMSCQGNTVGGKFSELRGIIDRVKDKSRIGVCLDTCHAFAAGHDLSAVGGVKKMLDEFDWTVGLQYLKAVHLNDSKGKLGCHLDRHENIGEGEIGLEGFRQIVNEPRLDNMPMILETPVRPDMDGSQEIQLLYSLCQ